The Arachis hypogaea cultivar Tifrunner chromosome 16, arahy.Tifrunner.gnm2.J5K5, whole genome shotgun sequence genome contains a region encoding:
- the LOC112758727 gene encoding mediator of RNA polymerase II transcription subunit 7a, with protein MATATYPPPPPYYRLYKDYLEDPKSAPEPPPPIEGTYICFGGTYTTSDVLPSLEEQGVRQLYPKGANVDFKKELRSLNGELQLHILELADILIERPSQYARRVEEISTVFKNLHHLLNSLRPHQARATLIHILELQIERRKEAVEDIKKRREEARRLLNESLATLDDQ; from the exons atggcAACTGCAACATACCCGCCGCCCCCACCATATTATAGGCTCTACAAAGATTACTTGGAGGACCCTAAGTCTGCTCCAGAGCCTCCTCCTCCCATAGAAGGGACCTACATTTGTTTTGGGGGCACCTACACT ACTAGTGATGTTTTGCCAAGCTTGGAAGAACAAGGGGTGCGCCAACTCTATCCAAAGGGGGCTAATGTTG ATTTCAAGAAGGAGCTGAGATCACTGAATGGAGAATTGCAGCTACACATTTTGGAGCTTGCAGATATTCTTATTGAGAGACCATCGCAGTATGCAAGGAGAGTTGAAGAGATTTCAACTGTATTCAAAAACTTACATCACCTTTTAAATTCCTTGCGACCTCATCAG GCAAGAGCAACATTAATTCATATTTTGGAACTTCAGATTGAGCGTCGTAAAGAAGCAGTGGAGGACATAAAGAA GAGAAGAGAAGAGGCACGAAGATTACTTAACGAGTCCCTAGCAACACTTGATGATCAATAG
- the LOC112758725 gene encoding tyrosine--tRNA ligase, chloroplastic/mitochondrial: MSYMSASTRTILFLSRSTTKLSFFPFKPSFSSSSSYPSLTLHFTRTKCTLQHQPQTLLRRNVIEVLEERSLLDSTTNDSALRSSAAPSPSSSSGAANSPPLKVYCGFDPTAESLHLGNLLGIIVLSWFRRCGHQPVALIGGATARVGDPSGKSLERPELDVATLERNTAGISQTIKQILGRSLNSNLEGSKVVILNNYDWWKEISLLEFLKNVGKYARVGSMIAKESVRKRLESEQGMSYTELTYQLLQGYDFLYLFQNEGVNVQIGGSDQWGNITAGTELIRKILQVEGAYGLTFPLLLKSDGTKFGKSEDGAIWLSPAMLSPYKFYQYFFTVPDADVIRFLKILTFLDIEEIAALEGEMKKPGYVPNTAQRRLAEEVTRFVHGDEGLTEALKATEALRPGSETKLDWKTIEGIAEGVPSCSLAYDSVLNLSLVDLSVSSGLFESKSAARRLLKQGGLYLNNNRVDSENKRIEEADIVDGKVLLLSAGKKNKVLVRIA; the protein is encoded by the coding sequence ATGTCTTACATGTCTGCTTCGACAAGAACCATCCTCTTCTTATCTCGCTCAACCACCAAACTCTCCTTTTTCCCTTTCAAaccctctttctcttcttcttcttcttaccctTCCCTCACTCTCCATTTCACCAGAACCAAATGCACTCTCCAACACCAACCTCAAACTCTGCTTCGCCGCAATGTCATCGAAGTCCTCGAAGAGCGCAGCCTCCTCGACTCCACCACCAACGACTCCGCCCTGAGATCCTCCGCAGCACCATCGCCGTCATCCTCCTCCGGCGCCGCTAATTCCCCGCCTTTGAAGGTCTACTGCGGCTTCGACCCCACTGCAGAGAGCCTCCACCTCGGCAACCTCCTCGGAATCATCGTCCTCTCCTGGTTCCGCCGCTGCGGCCACCAACCCGTTGCCCTCATCGGCGGCGCCACCGCCCGCGTCGGCGACCCCTCCGGCAAGTCACTGGAGCGGCCGGAGCTCGACGTTGCCACACTAGAGAGGAACACGGCAGGTATATCCCAAACTATCAAACAAATTCTAGGTCGCTCTCTGAATTCGAACTTGGAAGGTTCTAAGGTTGTGATTTTGAATAACTATGACTGGTGGAAAGAGATTAGTTtgttagaatttttgaaaaatgttggtAAGTATGCTAGGGTTGGGTCTATGATAGCTAAGGAGAGTGTTAGGAAGAGATTGGAATCTGAACAAGGAATGAGTTATACTGAACTCACCTACCAGTTGTTGCAGGGATATGATTTCTTGTACTTGTTTCAGAATGAGGGTGTGAATGTTCAGATTGGGGGGAGTGATCAGTGGGGGAATATAACTGCTGGGACTGAGTTGATTCGGAAGATCTTGCAGGTCGAGGGCGCTTATGGACTTACATTCCCTCTTTTGTTGAAGAGTGATGGTACTAAGTTTGGAAAATCGGAGGATGGCGCGATTTGGCTTTCACCTGCGATGTTGTCACCTTACAAATTTTATCAGTATTTTTTCACGGTTCCAGATGCAGATGTTATTAGGTTTTTGAAGATTCTCACGTTTTTGGATATTGAGGAGATAGCTGCATTGGAAGGGGAGATGAAGAAACCGGGTTATGTACCTAATACTGCTCAGCGCAGACTTGCTGAGGAAGTTACAAGGTTTGTTCACGGAGATGAGGGTTTGACTGAGGCACTTAAGGCTACAGAAGCATTGCGGCCTGGATCTGAGACAAAGTTGGACTGGAAAACTATCGAGGGAATAGCTGAGGGTGTACCATCTTGTTCTTTGGCTTATGACAGTGTTTTGAACTTGTCATTGGTAGATCTTTCGGTCTCTTCTGGTTTGTTTGAGAGCAAATCTGCCGCGCGCCGCTTGTTGAAGCAAGGGggtctttacttgaacaataacaGAGTGGATAGTGAAAATAAGAGGATCGAGGAAGCAGATATAGTGGATGGGAAAGTTCTCCTTTTATCTGCTGGCAAAAAGAATAAGGTGCTCGTCAGAATAGCATGA